A genomic window from Triticum urartu cultivar G1812 chromosome 7, Tu2.1, whole genome shotgun sequence includes:
- the LOC125519193 gene encoding uncharacterized protein LOC125519193 encodes MPRREKREGICFIEDKRERGITFSKRRDGLYKMACDLSVLTGVRVAVVLEMESGIMHSFGTPSAAPIVEAFLSGGPLVEPLADEATNARIRMLQGEVARLDMESVTHEKRAELSLEHIKNIQDENPGIVPNFIFSKEEDLSLEDLNKLFNELLWVREDIRRRMPPLHPISEPKTGGPNVPTNELMLRGPSCDYLNTPLSSQQPSSSHCIPPQVLSSVPLPSKPQDTMEPHFPMQVSLQSAPPPLAPRLTSHLQPVVHQVPQIFQSAPPSLGSHLTSLVQPIPDPVQDLPPHLQNYPSSYNSMEPPQNNTITNSTIGSIVEGPPQLFYPNGNDFSAGESFSNGTLAYTPSNQPHYNGNLGMDAYLGHNGNNVGQYNMDYDEFVNAPPNSANGNDGYVHSWFEGLL; translated from the exons ATGCCAAGGAGAGAGAAGAGGGAGGGTATTTGTTTCATCGAGGACAAAAGGGAACGTGGCATCACCTTCTCCAAGAGACGTGATGGCTTGTACAAGATGGCATGTGACCTCTCCGTCCTCACGGGCGTGAGGGTTGCTGTCGTCTTGGAGATGGAGTCTGGAATAATGCACTCATTTGGGACGCCATCAGCGGCACCCATAGTTGAAGCTTTCTTATCAGGAGGTCCACTTGTCGAGCCGTTGGCTGATGAGGCAACTAATGCTAGGATTAGAATGTTGCAGGGGGAGGTGGCTCGGTTGGACATGGAAAGTGTGACACATGAGAAGAGAGCAGAACTCTCCCTCGAGCATATCAAAAATATCCAAGACGAGAACCCAGGTATTGTACCAAATTTTATCTTCTCCAAGGAAGAAGATCTTAGTCTTGAAGATCTTAACAAGCTCTTCAATGAACTTTTGTGGGTCCGGGAGGACATTAGACGTCGTATGCCTCCACTTCATCCTATAAGTGAACCCAAGACGGGTGGTCCAAACGTACCAACGAATGAGTTGATGCTAAGAGGCCCATCATGTGATTACTTGAATACTCCTCTTTCATCCCAACAACCATCGTCATCTCATTGTATTCCACCTCAAGTGTTGTCGTCGGTTCCACTACCATCAAAACCACAAGACACGATGGAACCACATTTTCCTATGCAGGTATCGCTCCAGTCTGCACCACCACCTTTAGCACCTCGTTTAACGTCCCACCTACAACCAGTTGTTCATCAG GTACCACAAATATTTCAGTCAGCACCACCATCTTTGGGTTCCCATTTGACATCCCTCGTACAACCCATTCCTGATCCTGTACAAGATTTACCTCCACACCTTCAGAACTATCCAAGTTCTTACAACTCAATGGAGCCACCACAGAACAACACAATCACTAACTCAACCATTGGGAGCATTGTGGAGGGCCCCCCACAGTTGTTCTACCCCAATGGCAATGACTTCTCCGCCGGTGAATCCTTTAGCAATGGTACCTTGGCCTACACTCCATCGAACCAACCACACTACAATGGGAACCTAGGGATGGATGCTTATTTGGGACATAATGGCAATAATGTAGGCCAATATAACATGGACTATGATGAGTTTGTCAATGCACCGCCAAATTCTGCCAACGGGAATGATGGTTATGTTCATTCATGGTTTGAAGGACTTCTTTAG